Proteins from a single region of Pseudomonas quebecensis:
- a CDS encoding DUF2834 domain-containing protein, with protein MHRPFIALAALLGFSLYTLVTLLTAEQSLLAFGRQLLSRPDTAQVVIDLYLMAVLACVWMYRDTRRRGRPMVSVLPYWLLTAVFVSVGPLLYLVVKGFTPPARR; from the coding sequence ATGCACAGACCTTTCATTGCCCTGGCCGCTTTGCTGGGGTTTTCCCTGTATACCCTTGTGACCCTGCTCACTGCCGAGCAATCGCTATTGGCTTTTGGCCGGCAACTGCTGTCACGCCCGGACACGGCGCAGGTGGTTATCGACCTGTACTTGATGGCAGTGCTGGCCTGCGTGTGGATGTATCGCGATACGCGTCGGCGCGGGCGGCCGATGGTGTCGGTGCTGCCGTACTGGTTGCTGACGGCGGTGTTCGTATCGGTGGGGCCGTTGTTGTATCTCGTGGTGAAGGGTTTTACCCCGCCAGCGCGCAGATAG
- a CDS encoding nuclear transport factor 2 family protein, with protein MQNMKVLIGFLCLFSGYVAAAPATDDKDVAQAVDHLTQAMLHKDINQLQALTAEKLTYGHSSGKIQNKQEFIADIETGRSGFKTLEMQKQTITLSGDTALVRNHFHAQAVNSGVEVPTDIENFQVWQKHKGHWLLIGRQAFKF; from the coding sequence ATGCAGAATATGAAAGTGCTGATCGGTTTTCTGTGCCTGTTCAGCGGCTATGTCGCCGCCGCCCCCGCCACCGATGACAAGGACGTCGCCCAAGCCGTCGACCACCTGACCCAAGCCATGCTGCACAAGGACATCAATCAGTTACAGGCCCTCACCGCCGAAAAGCTGACCTACGGCCACTCCAGCGGCAAGATTCAGAACAAGCAGGAATTCATCGCCGACATAGAGACCGGCCGCAGCGGCTTCAAGACTCTGGAAATGCAGAAGCAGACCATCACCTTGAGCGGCGATACCGCGCTGGTGCGCAATCACTTTCACGCCCAGGCGGTGAACAGCGGTGTCGAGGTGCCCACCGATATCGAGAACTTCCAGGTCTGGCAGAAACACAAAGGCCACTGGCTGCTGATCGGCCGTCAGGCCTTCAAGTTCTGA
- a CDS encoding PLP-dependent aminotransferase family protein gives MPRARYKLLVDRFAQAIRSGAMAPGTRLPTHRQLAAEHGLALATASRVYTELEVMGLVSGETGRGTFVREIALPPGQGSGQMNVAAGLLDLNFNYPSLPGQADLLRTALRQLALSGDLEALLRYQPHAGRVHERAAVARHLLSRGLCVTAEQVLVVSGAQHGLAVTMMALLKPGDVIAVDALTYSGFKVLADTLHLEILALPANAHGPDLDALQALCRRRPVRAVYSMPTLHNPLGWVMDLAQRERLVHIAQQHNLMIIEDAAYAFLAEDAPPPVARLAPERTVYVGGLSKSVATGLRVGFVAAPPAWVKALERSVMATTWNVPGVMSAIAVGWLEDGTVAQLEAQKREDARARQALAAQVLKGLAYTAHPSSYFLWLPLAEDARADQVAMQLQRQGVSVSTAEPFAVSTHVPHALRLALGSVDMPALREALLKVRSAVMW, from the coding sequence ATGCCGCGAGCCCGTTACAAACTGCTGGTCGATCGCTTCGCCCAGGCAATTCGCTCAGGCGCGATGGCGCCCGGTACTCGGCTGCCCACGCACCGTCAGTTGGCCGCCGAACATGGCCTTGCGCTGGCCACCGCGAGCCGGGTGTACACCGAGCTGGAGGTCATGGGCCTGGTCAGTGGCGAAACCGGACGCGGTACGTTTGTGCGTGAAATCGCCTTGCCGCCTGGGCAGGGCAGCGGGCAGATGAACGTGGCGGCGGGGCTGCTCGATCTGAATTTCAACTACCCGTCGTTGCCTGGTCAGGCTGACCTGCTGCGCACGGCTTTGCGTCAGTTGGCGCTGTCGGGCGACCTGGAGGCATTGCTGCGTTACCAGCCGCACGCCGGCCGCGTGCACGAGCGCGCCGCTGTCGCTCGGCATTTGCTTAGCCGCGGATTATGCGTAACCGCCGAGCAGGTGCTGGTGGTCAGCGGCGCGCAGCATGGCCTGGCGGTGACGATGATGGCGCTGCTCAAGCCCGGCGATGTGATTGCTGTCGATGCGCTGACTTACTCGGGGTTCAAGGTACTGGCCGACACGCTGCACCTGGAAATCCTGGCCCTGCCGGCCAACGCCCACGGCCCGGACCTGGACGCCCTGCAGGCGTTGTGTCGTCGCCGTCCGGTGCGCGCGGTGTACAGCATGCCGACGTTGCATAATCCACTTGGCTGGGTAATGGACCTGGCGCAGCGCGAGCGGTTGGTGCACATCGCCCAACAACACAATCTGATGATTATCGAGGACGCGGCCTACGCGTTTCTCGCCGAGGACGCGCCGCCACCCGTGGCCAGGCTGGCGCCGGAGCGCACGGTGTATGTCGGCGGGTTATCCAAAAGTGTCGCCACTGGCCTGCGGGTAGGATTTGTCGCCGCGCCACCGGCCTGGGTCAAGGCGTTGGAGCGCAGCGTCATGGCGACCACCTGGAACGTGCCCGGCGTCATGAGCGCAATCGCCGTGGGTTGGCTCGAAGACGGCACCGTGGCACAGCTGGAAGCGCAAAAGCGCGAGGATGCGCGGGCGCGCCAGGCGTTGGCGGCCCAGGTGCTCAAGGGGCTGGCTTACACCGCTCATCCCTCTTCGTATTTCTTATGGCTGCCCCTGGCCGAAGATGCCCGCGCCGATCAGGTGGCGATGCAACTGCAGCGCCAGGGCGTGTCGGTGTCCACCGCCGAGCCGTTCGCGGTCTCGACCCATGTGCCGCATGCACTGCGCCTGGCCCTGGGGTCGGTGGACATGCCGGCACTGCGCGAAGCATTGCTCAAGGTGCGCAGTGCCGTGATGTGGTGA
- a CDS encoding AraC family transcriptional regulator: MPVSRNWGGNHRKKGEMIKSLDTFLREIDEGDWAVISSATDYPENWVIPDHSHEKHQLLYATEGVMVVHSAHNQWTVPPHRGFWMPSGHVHSLRCVGALKMRSVFVRPESFPNLPSETKAVSISPLLSELIKASVSLKPPYAEDSRDARIMHLILDELALLPALPLSLPQPADPRIRQICEAWQHDPGDASTVAHWSARLALDQKTIQRLFRKDTGMTFGQWRQQARLLLALERIALGEKIIDVALTLGYDSPSAFTSMFKKQFGKTPSQFFT; encoded by the coding sequence ATGCCTGTCTCGCGTAATTGGGGCGGCAATCATCGCAAAAAGGGCGAAATGATCAAATCACTGGACACATTCCTGCGCGAGATCGACGAGGGCGACTGGGCCGTGATCAGTTCGGCCACCGACTACCCGGAAAACTGGGTGATCCCCGACCACAGTCACGAGAAGCACCAACTGTTGTACGCCACCGAGGGTGTGATGGTGGTGCATTCGGCGCACAACCAGTGGACCGTGCCGCCCCATCGCGGTTTCTGGATGCCCAGCGGTCATGTTCATTCCCTGCGCTGCGTGGGCGCGTTGAAAATGCGCAGCGTGTTCGTGCGTCCCGAAAGTTTCCCGAATTTGCCGAGCGAGACCAAGGCGGTGAGCATTTCGCCGCTGCTGAGCGAGCTGATCAAGGCATCGGTCAGCCTCAAGCCGCCGTACGCAGAAGACTCGCGGGACGCGCGCATCATGCACTTGATCCTGGATGAGCTGGCGTTGTTACCGGCCTTGCCACTGTCGCTGCCGCAGCCGGCCGACCCGCGTATCCGGCAGATCTGCGAGGCCTGGCAGCACGATCCCGGTGATGCCTCCACCGTCGCCCACTGGAGCGCGCGGCTGGCGCTGGACCAGAAAACCATCCAGCGTCTGTTCCGCAAAGACACCGGTATGACCTTCGGGCAGTGGCGCCAGCAGGCGCGCCTGTTACTGGCATTGGAGCGCATTGCGCTGGGCGAGAAAATCATCGACGTGGCGCTGACGCTGGGCTACGACAGCCCCAGCGCCTTCACCAGCATGTTCAAGAAACAGTTCGGCAAAACGCCGAGTCAGTTTTTTACCTAA
- a CDS encoding amidase, translated as MMQVTEVSIAQLRAALESGQTTAVELVKAYLARIDAYDGPQTATALNAVVVRNPQALEEARASDARRAKGETLGPLDGIPYTAKDSYLVKGLTAASGSPAFAKLMACRDAFTIERLRAGGAICLGKTNMPPMANGGMQRGVYGRAESPYNADYLTAPFASGSSNGAGTATAASFAAFGLAEETWSSGRGPASNNGLCAYTPSRGVISVRGNWPLTPTMDVVVPFARTMADLLEVLDVVVAEDPDTRGDLWRLQPWVPIPSVTSVRPASYAELAVDSTTLAGKRFGVPRMYINADPEAGTSEKPGIGGPTGQKIHTRASVIDLWQAARQALEAAGAEVVEVDFPLVSNCEGDRPGAPTVFTRGLVSKQFLHDELWELSAWAFDDFLRANNDPALNRLADVDGPQIFPHDPGTLPNREDDLAAGMDEYVRMAQRGITPWNEIASVPDGLRGLEQTRRIDLEDWMDSLGLDAVLFPTVADVGPADADINEASADIAWSNGIWVANGNLAIRHLGVPTVTVPMGVMADIGMPVGLTFAGRAYDDSALLRYASAYEATGSKRLIPPRTPPLNAH; from the coding sequence GTGATGCAAGTTACTGAAGTTTCCATTGCCCAGCTGCGCGCGGCGCTTGAATCCGGCCAGACCACTGCCGTTGAACTGGTCAAGGCCTACCTGGCGCGGATCGATGCCTATGACGGTCCGCAAACGGCCACCGCGCTGAACGCCGTGGTGGTGCGCAATCCCCAGGCGCTGGAAGAAGCGCGGGCGTCCGATGCGCGGCGAGCCAAGGGTGAGACCCTCGGGCCATTGGATGGCATTCCTTACACGGCCAAGGACAGTTACCTGGTCAAAGGCCTCACAGCGGCCTCCGGCAGCCCGGCGTTCGCCAAGCTGATGGCCTGTCGTGACGCGTTCACCATCGAACGCCTGCGCGCCGGTGGTGCGATCTGCCTGGGCAAGACCAATATGCCGCCGATGGCCAATGGCGGTATGCAGCGCGGCGTGTACGGCCGTGCCGAGAGCCCCTACAACGCCGATTACCTGACCGCGCCGTTCGCCTCCGGCTCGTCCAACGGTGCCGGTACTGCGACGGCGGCCAGTTTCGCCGCGTTCGGCCTGGCTGAAGAAACCTGGTCCAGCGGCCGTGGCCCGGCCTCCAACAACGGTCTATGTGCCTACACGCCGTCACGCGGGGTGATTTCGGTGCGCGGCAACTGGCCGTTGACCCCGACCATGGACGTGGTGGTGCCGTTTGCACGCACCATGGCCGACCTGCTGGAAGTGCTCGACGTGGTGGTCGCCGAAGACCCCGACACCCGTGGCGACCTGTGGCGCCTGCAACCCTGGGTGCCGATCCCCAGCGTTACCTCGGTGCGCCCTGCTTCCTATGCTGAACTGGCTGTCGACAGCACAACCCTGGCGGGTAAACGCTTCGGCGTTCCACGTATGTACATCAATGCCGACCCTGAGGCCGGCACCAGCGAAAAACCCGGTATCGGTGGCCCGACCGGGCAGAAGATCCACACCCGCGCGAGCGTGATTGACCTGTGGCAAGCCGCGCGCCAGGCGTTGGAAGCCGCCGGCGCGGAAGTGGTCGAGGTGGATTTCCCGCTGGTGTCCAACTGCGAAGGCGACCGCCCGGGCGCACCGACGGTGTTTACCCGTGGCCTGGTGTCCAAGCAGTTCCTGCACGATGAATTGTGGGAGCTTTCCGCATGGGCCTTCGACGATTTCCTGCGCGCCAATAACGACCCGGCCCTCAACCGCCTGGCGGACGTCGACGGCCCGCAGATTTTCCCCCACGACCCCGGCACCCTGCCCAACCGCGAAGACGACCTCGCGGCCGGCATGGACGAGTACGTGCGCATGGCCCAGCGCGGCATCACGCCGTGGAATGAAATCGCCAGCGTCCCCGACGGCCTACGCGGCCTGGAACAGACCCGACGCATCGACCTGGAGGACTGGATGGACAGCCTCGGCCTCGACGCGGTGCTGTTCCCCACCGTGGCCGACGTTGGCCCGGCGGATGCGGATATCAACGAAGCCAGTGCCGACATCGCCTGGAGCAACGGCATCTGGGTGGCCAACGGCAACCTCGCCATCCGCCACCTGGGCGTGCCTACCGTCACCGTACCGATGGGCGTGATGGCGGATATCGGCATGCCGGTGGGGCTGACGTTTGCCGGTCGGGCATACGATGACTCGGCGTTGCTGCGCTACGCCTCGGCGTACGAAGCCACCGGCAGCAAACGCCTGATCCCGCCGCGCACGCCGCCACTGAACGCACACTAA
- a CDS encoding helix-turn-helix domain-containing protein, with translation MDTPSTAGAQLRQLRRRAKLSQLELALVTGVSQRHLSCVETGRARASPGTLHNLLSALDAPLEQCNRVFLAAGYAPRYTATALAAPGMAAVREAVSHVLHANNPAPAILLGSHWEVLAANASTGVLFELVGIAPQATDGLNLMATLLQPGGLGDHLINAEEIRSVAWQRASREALGNPELATLLAGLPAPDVTELPASMPPLVLTRVRSRRGELSFLSTFTTFGMPQDITLTSLRIEHLIPADAHTWEVMRGAYADYCALVL, from the coding sequence ATGGACACCCCTTCGACTGCCGGCGCACAACTGCGCCAATTGCGCCGCCGCGCCAAGCTGAGCCAGTTGGAACTGGCGCTGGTCACCGGTGTGTCCCAGCGCCATCTCAGTTGCGTCGAAACCGGCCGCGCGAGGGCGAGCCCCGGCACGCTGCATAACCTGCTCAGCGCGCTGGACGCACCGTTGGAGCAGTGCAACCGCGTGTTCCTGGCGGCCGGCTACGCGCCGCGCTATACCGCCACTGCGCTCGCTGCGCCCGGCATGGCAGCGGTTCGCGAAGCCGTCAGCCATGTGCTGCATGCCAACAACCCCGCGCCGGCGATCCTGCTGGGCAGTCATTGGGAGGTACTGGCCGCCAATGCCAGCACTGGGGTGTTGTTTGAACTGGTCGGGATCGCGCCCCAAGCCACTGACGGCCTGAACCTGATGGCCACGCTGCTACAGCCGGGCGGCCTGGGCGATCACTTGATCAATGCCGAAGAAATCCGCAGCGTGGCTTGGCAACGCGCCAGCCGCGAAGCGTTGGGTAACCCCGAGTTGGCCACGCTGTTGGCCGGCTTGCCGGCGCCGGACGTCACCGAATTGCCAGCGTCTATGCCGCCGCTGGTGCTGACGCGCGTCCGTTCGCGCCGGGGCGAGTTGAGCTTCCTATCGACCTTCACCACCTTCGGCATGCCCCAGGACATCACCCTCACCTCCTTGCGCATCGAACACCTGATCCCCGCCGATGCGCACACTTGGGAAGTAATGCGCGGTGCCTATGCGGACTATTGCGCGCTGGTTTTGTGA
- a CDS encoding bifunctional diguanylate cyclase/phosphodiesterase: MPNTLAPIVRTLSTRTSLSLTRTSLLNFMALLACVFIAAAYSLVYIAHDLDHTEQVESAFYTRKAMQSLEKSLRLTVKDYAFWSDAYKHLHVTVDTEWAYVRENVGPTLFKDFGFQGLFVVNEADQTVYAVVEGEMQSVELSQWLGQPITGILEQARAGAEDQAPVTRFINVRGSPALVAAAAITPGTDPTVTVDGRLPSVLVFVDLLTADKLALIGREFGVNNLHIATPDDIGNVLLVPLGENGDAGSLHWDPERPGLRLIGIGLPLLSLAALLVCLMAWVISRRATADALALDASHASLQNSQNALATSEARFRDVVEASSDWVWEIDAHWRFTYLSERFQSVTGLDRHAWIGAAMVDLLGTEAGLLSQWLGDPERRPDLSLQCRYVDAQGQERMTRLAAREMPCGGFRGTATDVTEEVEARRRIEFLSQHDALTGLANRTRLQAFLNGKLKTLPSPDRPLVMLSLDLDRFKPVNDLLGHAAGDRVLNEVSGRLADCVRHGDLVARVGGDEFVLILSDAGTQDEVENLCRRLIASIEQAVRIDEQEVFISASIGIALAPNDAGNVTELLRYADIALYEAKSAGRNTWRFYSGEMNARIIERRRLESDLRFAIKHAELRLHFQPRYRITDGQMVGAEALVRWQHPVRGLIAPDTFIPIAEESGLILALSDWVLETACAYAARWPDLLFVSVNLSPTEFKRGNLVERVQQALQASGIDPARVELEITESVMLEDAPGALEVMHALKQLGVRIAMDDFGTGYSSLSYLRAFPFDGLKIDRSFLNRLEESEDDKAIIQAIVGLGRALSLTVTAEGIETAEHLAMLKSVACDEGQGYFLSRPLDITAFHGLLG; the protein is encoded by the coding sequence ATGCCAAATACTCTCGCTCCTATCGTCCGTACCCTGTCCACCCGCACCAGCCTTTCGCTGACCCGCACCTCACTGCTCAATTTCATGGCCTTGTTGGCGTGTGTGTTTATCGCAGCGGCTTATTCTCTGGTGTACATCGCGCACGACCTGGACCACACCGAGCAAGTCGAAAGCGCTTTTTATACGCGCAAAGCCATGCAGTCGCTGGAAAAATCCCTGCGCTTGACCGTCAAGGACTACGCGTTCTGGAGCGATGCCTACAAGCACCTGCACGTCACCGTCGACACGGAATGGGCCTACGTGCGTGAAAACGTCGGCCCGACGCTGTTCAAGGACTTCGGCTTCCAGGGGCTGTTTGTGGTCAACGAGGCCGACCAGACGGTCTACGCCGTGGTCGAGGGCGAAATGCAGAGCGTCGAACTCAGCCAATGGCTGGGGCAGCCCATCACCGGCATTCTTGAGCAGGCCCGCGCCGGTGCCGAGGACCAGGCTCCGGTCACGCGTTTTATCAACGTACGCGGCAGCCCCGCGCTGGTGGCCGCCGCAGCCATCACCCCAGGCACCGATCCCACGGTCACCGTCGATGGCCGGCTGCCCTCGGTGCTGGTGTTCGTCGACCTGCTCACCGCCGACAAGCTGGCGCTAATCGGCCGTGAATTCGGCGTGAACAATCTGCACATCGCCACGCCCGATGACATCGGCAATGTGCTGCTGGTGCCCCTGGGCGAAAACGGCGACGCCGGCAGCCTGCATTGGGACCCCGAACGTCCCGGCCTGCGCCTTATAGGCATTGGCCTGCCGCTGCTGAGCCTGGCCGCATTGCTGGTGTGCCTGATGGCCTGGGTGATTTCACGCCGGGCCACGGCGGACGCCTTGGCCCTGGATGCCAGCCATGCCTCGCTGCAGAACAGCCAGAACGCCTTGGCCACCAGCGAAGCGCGTTTTCGCGACGTGGTGGAGGCCAGCTCCGACTGGGTCTGGGAAATCGACGCACACTGGCGCTTCACTTACCTGTCGGAGCGTTTCCAGAGTGTCACCGGGCTGGACCGCCACGCCTGGATCGGCGCGGCCATGGTTGACCTGCTCGGCACCGAGGCAGGCCTGCTCTCGCAATGGCTGGGCGACCCCGAGCGCCGTCCGGACTTGAGCCTGCAATGTCGCTACGTAGATGCCCAGGGCCAGGAGCGCATGACCCGCCTGGCCGCGCGGGAAATGCCTTGTGGGGGTTTTCGTGGCACCGCTACGGACGTCACCGAAGAAGTCGAGGCACGTCGGCGTATCGAGTTCCTGTCCCAGCATGACGCGCTCACCGGGCTGGCCAACCGCACGCGCCTGCAGGCATTCCTCAATGGCAAGCTCAAGACCTTGCCATCTCCGGACCGTCCGCTGGTGATGCTCAGCCTGGACCTGGACCGCTTCAAACCGGTCAACGACCTGCTCGGTCACGCCGCCGGCGACCGGGTGCTCAACGAGGTTTCCGGGCGCCTGGCCGATTGTGTGCGCCATGGCGATCTGGTGGCCAGGGTCGGCGGCGATGAGTTTGTGTTGATCCTCAGCGATGCCGGCACCCAGGACGAGGTCGAGAACCTGTGTCGACGCTTGATCGCCTCCATCGAGCAGGCCGTGCGGATCGACGAGCAGGAGGTGTTTATCAGCGCCAGCATCGGTATCGCCCTGGCGCCCAATGACGCCGGCAACGTAACCGAGCTGTTGCGCTATGCCGACATTGCGCTCTATGAAGCCAAGTCCGCGGGGCGTAATACCTGGCGTTTCTACTCCGGGGAAATGAACGCGCGGATCATCGAGCGGCGCCGCCTGGAAAGCGACCTGCGCTTCGCGATCAAGCACGCCGAACTGCGCCTGCACTTCCAGCCGCGTTACCGCATCACCGACGGGCAAATGGTCGGCGCCGAAGCACTGGTGCGTTGGCAACATCCGGTGCGTGGGCTGATCGCGCCGGACACATTTATTCCGATTGCCGAAGAGTCCGGGCTGATCCTGGCGCTGAGCGACTGGGTCCTGGAAACGGCCTGTGCTTATGCGGCGCGCTGGCCGGACCTGCTGTTTGTGTCGGTGAACCTGTCGCCCACCGAGTTCAAGCGCGGCAATCTGGTGGAGCGCGTGCAGCAGGCGTTGCAGGCCTCGGGCATTGATCCGGCGCGGGTCGAGCTGGAAATCACCGAAAGCGTGATGCTCGAAGACGCTCCCGGCGCGCTGGAAGTGATGCATGCCCTCAAGCAGCTTGGGGTGCGCATCGCCATGGACGATTTCGGCACCGGCTATTCATCGCTGAGCTACCTGCGCGCGTTCCCGTTCGACGGCCTGAAGATCGACCGCAGCTTCCTCAATCGCCTGGAAGAAAGCGAGGATGACAAGGCTATTATCCAGGCCATCGTCGGCCTGGGTCGCGCACTGTCGCTGACGGTAACCGCCGAAGGCATCGAGACCGCCGAACACTTGGCGATGCTCAAGTCGGTGGCCTGCGACGAGGGCCAGGGCTATTTCCTGAGCCGCCCGCTGGACATCACTGCGTTCCATGGGTTGCTGGGCTGA
- a CDS encoding MFS transporter codes for MSTLTASPVATPSPPQASPLVLRVIGACALAHLINDLIQAVLPSIYPMLKANYGLSFTQVGMITLTFQLTASLLQPWIGYHTDRHPKPWLLPAGMVCTLVGILLLAFVGSFAAILLAAGLVGVGSSTFHPETSRVARLASGGRYGLAQSTFQVGGNTGSAFGPLLAAAIIIPYGQDHIAWFGLFAVFAIGVLYGLSRWYRNHLNLFKLKQGGQATHGLSKGRVTFALVVLAVLVFSKYFYMSSLTSYFTFYLIEKFHLSVANSQLYLFLFLGAVAAGTFFGGPIGDRIGRKKVIWFSILGAAPFTLALPYVDLFWTAVLSVVIGFILASAFSAIVVFAQELVPGNVGMIAGIFFGLMFGFSGIGAALLGLLADNHGIEYVYKLCSFLPLVGILTVLLPSTKGV; via the coding sequence ATGTCGACCCTGACCGCCTCACCTGTCGCCACCCCGAGCCCACCCCAAGCCAGTCCGCTGGTGCTACGCGTCATCGGCGCCTGCGCCCTGGCGCACCTGATCAATGACCTGATCCAGGCGGTGCTGCCGTCGATCTATCCGATGCTCAAGGCCAACTATGGGTTGAGCTTTACCCAGGTGGGCATGATCACCCTCACCTTCCAGCTCACCGCTTCGCTGCTGCAGCCGTGGATCGGCTATCACACCGACCGTCATCCCAAGCCGTGGCTGCTGCCGGCCGGAATGGTCTGCACGTTGGTCGGCATCCTGCTGCTGGCGTTTGTCGGCAGCTTCGCGGCGATCCTGCTCGCCGCCGGCCTGGTGGGCGTGGGCTCGTCGACCTTTCACCCGGAAACCTCGCGCGTCGCGCGCCTGGCCTCCGGCGGTCGCTACGGCCTGGCACAATCGACCTTCCAGGTCGGCGGCAACACCGGCAGCGCATTCGGCCCGCTGCTGGCGGCGGCGATTATCATCCCCTACGGCCAGGACCATATCGCCTGGTTCGGCCTGTTTGCGGTGTTCGCCATCGGCGTGTTGTATGGCTTGAGCCGCTGGTATCGCAACCACCTCAACCTGTTCAAGCTAAAGCAGGGCGGCCAGGCCACCCACGGCCTGTCCAAGGGCCGCGTGACGTTTGCCCTGGTGGTGCTCGCGGTGCTGGTATTTTCCAAGTACTTCTACATGTCCAGCCTGACCAGCTACTTCACCTTCTACCTGATCGAAAAATTCCACCTGTCGGTGGCCAATTCCCAGCTGTACCTGTTCCTGTTCCTCGGTGCAGTGGCCGCGGGCACGTTCTTCGGCGGGCCGATCGGCGATCGCATCGGGCGCAAGAAAGTCATCTGGTTCTCGATCCTCGGCGCCGCGCCGTTCACCCTGGCGCTGCCCTATGTCGACCTGTTCTGGACCGCCGTGCTCAGCGTGGTGATCGGTTTTATCCTGGCCTCCGCGTTCTCGGCCATCGTGGTGTTCGCCCAGGAGCTGGTGCCGGGCAATGTCGGCATGATCGCCGGCATCTTCTTCGGCCTGATGTTCGGCTTCAGCGGGATCGGTGCAGCCTTGCTCGGCCTGCTGGCGGACAACCACGGCATCGAATACGTCTACAAGCTGTGCTCGTTCCTGCCGTTGGTGGGGATACTCACGGTGCTGCTGCCGTCAACTAAAGGGGTTTGA
- a CDS encoding GGDEF domain-containing protein — protein MTLDPPTILALTVALAAAAALYLLIEWRSVREPSLLCWSAGFATITVGSTLALLRINGYLVIGIWFANGLLVSAHFLFLLGVARFTQVRLSPLWALMLVVWLGMLMLPADLPWSKAMLAVQSLLVALPTLRASSLLRPHGKSLSVGAVQLRYVLLIHGAFYVAKAASAVVPGTLIDLAAFKGEIIQVSLVEGAMAIMLIALSMTGSERYRREQHIARLAARDPLTALYNRRALNLRAPRLLAQASAAQPGALLLIDIDHFKSVNDLHGHSAGDHLLIALSEMIRSVTPDGALAARLGGDEFAILLNATSAQGIVELGNQLRGQFQQLACQRFTTPQPVTLSIGALLFDQPPASLAALIEQGDATLYESKRGGRDRIQLVSGTGAGV, from the coding sequence ATGACGCTCGACCCACCCACGATCCTGGCCCTGACCGTCGCCCTCGCGGCCGCGGCTGCGCTTTACCTGTTGATTGAATGGCGCAGTGTGCGCGAACCCTCCTTGCTCTGTTGGAGCGCCGGTTTCGCCACCATCACCGTCGGCTCGACCCTGGCGCTGCTGCGTATCAATGGCTACCTGGTGATCGGCATCTGGTTCGCCAACGGTTTGCTGGTGAGCGCACATTTTCTGTTTTTGCTCGGGGTGGCGCGGTTTACCCAGGTGCGCCTTTCACCGCTTTGGGCACTGATGCTGGTGGTGTGGCTTGGGATGCTGATGCTGCCGGCCGACCTGCCGTGGTCAAAGGCGATGTTGGCGGTGCAGTCGCTGCTGGTGGCGTTGCCGACGTTGCGCGCCAGTTCTCTGCTGCGTCCCCATGGCAAATCCCTGAGCGTCGGCGCGGTGCAACTGCGCTATGTTTTATTGATTCATGGCGCTTTCTACGTGGCCAAGGCTGCGTCGGCGGTGGTTCCCGGCACCTTGATCGACCTCGCGGCGTTCAAGGGCGAAATCATCCAGGTGTCACTGGTGGAAGGCGCCATGGCGATCATGCTGATTGCGCTGTCGATGACCGGCTCGGAACGCTATCGCCGCGAACAGCACATCGCCCGCCTCGCCGCCCGCGACCCGCTCACCGCGCTCTACAACCGCCGCGCCCTGAACCTGCGCGCGCCACGCCTGCTGGCCCAGGCGTCGGCCGCACAACCGGGCGCACTGCTGCTGATCGACATCGATCATTTCAAAAGCGTCAACGACCTGCATGGTCACAGCGCCGGTGACCACCTGCTGATCGCATTGAGTGAAATGATCCGCAGCGTCACCCCCGACGGCGCCCTGGCCGCGCGCCTGGGCGGTGACGAATTCGCCATCCTGCTCAATGCCACCAGTGCGCAGGGGATCGTGGAACTGGGCAATCAACTACGCGGGCAATTCCAACAACTGGCCTGCCAACGCTTCACCACGCCGCAACCGGTGACACTGAGCATCGGCGCCCTGCTGTTCGACCAACCGCCGGCCAGCCTGGCGGCGTTGATCGAACAGGGGGATGCCACGTTGTATGAATCCAAGCGAGGTGGGCGTGACCGGATTCAGTTGGTGAGTGGGACGGGGGCTGGCGTTTGA